One Pseudoalteromonas sp. UG3-2 DNA window includes the following coding sequences:
- a CDS encoding mechanosensitive ion channel family protein, whose protein sequence is MNLEKFWSLINEKLIGWLESGVQLLPNIALALIVLVVFTLVANIATRCFSKAIDKVIKVEQIATLVSSIFRVVIITIGVFFALDIVQLKGAVMSLLAGAGIVGLALGFAFQDMTENLIAGFVMGIRKPFIVGDIIKSKDCFGTVKKINLRNTVIENFYGQLSFVPNKILFKHELQNFSKSGIRRIEVPVGVSYDEDPQNVREVLVEAINKLDFVINPEQTDVYACAFDSSAIKLLVWFWIDYPGETGFMVARHEAISTIHSTLNENDILIPFPITTLDFNAKGGETLEQQLSQE, encoded by the coding sequence ATGAATCTTGAGAAATTTTGGTCATTGATCAATGAAAAGCTCATCGGTTGGCTCGAGTCTGGTGTTCAGTTGCTCCCTAACATTGCCCTAGCATTAATCGTGCTTGTGGTATTTACCTTGGTGGCAAATATTGCAACACGATGTTTCTCTAAAGCGATAGATAAGGTTATTAAAGTCGAGCAAATTGCTACCTTAGTTAGTTCTATCTTCAGAGTGGTAATTATTACCATTGGAGTTTTCTTTGCACTTGATATCGTTCAGCTCAAAGGCGCTGTGATGTCATTACTAGCAGGCGCTGGGATTGTGGGGCTGGCACTTGGTTTTGCATTTCAAGATATGACGGAGAACTTAATTGCTGGTTTTGTTATGGGCATACGAAAGCCCTTTATTGTGGGTGATATCATAAAAAGTAAAGACTGTTTTGGGACCGTCAAAAAAATCAACTTACGCAATACGGTAATAGAGAACTTTTACGGTCAGCTCTCGTTTGTTCCTAATAAAATTTTGTTCAAACATGAACTACAGAACTTTTCTAAATCAGGTATCAGAAGAATAGAGGTTCCTGTAGGGGTTAGTTATGACGAAGATCCTCAAAACGTGAGAGAAGTTTTGGTTGAGGCGATTAATAAACTTGACTTTGTCATCAACCCTGAACAAACGGATGTTTATGCCTGTGCTTTTGATAGTAGTGCAATTAAGCTATTAGTGTGGTTTTGGATAGACTACCCCGGAGAGACTGGCTTTATGGTGGCGCGCCACGAGGCGATATCGACAATCCACAGTACTTTAAATGAAAATGATATCTTGATCCCGTTCCCAATAACGACATTAGACTTTAATGCCAAGGGGGGAGAGACATTAGAGCAGCAATTGTCTCAGGAATAA
- a CDS encoding BON domain-containing protein → MKKTLITTALLTTLTAVPAMASDNNWEAEASDAWIDGKAEATLLFNGELNTFDINTDVHNGVVVLTGEVERTVDKKLAEELVLGIDGVKEVKNELNIVQMDSKSQDAENDTDFTDAKIVTVIKSRYLFDTDVDGTDIDVDVENRVVTLNGHVSSETERDLAIQIAKNTNDVKEVESNIRISRDS, encoded by the coding sequence ATGAAAAAGACATTAATTACTACCGCTTTACTAACAACACTTACAGCAGTACCTGCAATGGCCTCTGACAATAACTGGGAAGCTGAAGCGAGTGATGCTTGGATTGATGGCAAAGCCGAAGCCACCTTGCTATTTAACGGTGAGCTAAACACCTTTGATATTAATACCGATGTTCACAATGGCGTGGTCGTACTAACAGGTGAAGTTGAACGCACAGTTGACAAGAAACTAGCTGAAGAGCTGGTATTAGGTATCGATGGCGTAAAAGAAGTTAAAAACGAGCTTAACATTGTACAGATGGACTCAAAAAGCCAAGATGCTGAAAACGACACGGACTTTACTGATGCGAAGATAGTGACAGTGATTAAGTCACGCTACCTATTCGATACCGATGTTGATGGTACCGATATTGATGTTGATGTAGAGAATCGCGTAGTAACACTTAACGGACACGTCAGCAGTGAAACTGAGCGCGACTTAGCTATACAAATCGCAAAAAACACCAATGATGTTAAAGAAGTAGAAAGTAACATCCGTATTTCTCGTGACTCGTAA
- a CDS encoding outer membrane beta-barrel protein yields the protein MKKLAVASALIAAFGMTSVKANTQSDYESDDYQIYTGIGYGQYSFQWDDRENDTSFDEDAAMLKAYVGTKITPYWSIELGYENFDEASDIDSSAELDGVSLATRLSLPLNEHFSVYAKGGWLEWNADIHTDIPVVGRVSSEFDGGDWLYGAGLGLKLSDHVNMRVEYTRYKLEEKIDPDMDVASLSVEYLF from the coding sequence ATGAAAAAACTAGCAGTTGCAAGTGCGTTAATCGCCGCGTTTGGTATGACTTCAGTGAAAGCCAACACTCAAAGCGACTATGAAAGTGACGATTACCAAATTTACACTGGTATTGGTTACGGCCAGTACTCATTCCAGTGGGATGACAGAGAAAATGACACTTCTTTTGATGAAGACGCAGCCATGCTGAAAGCCTACGTTGGTACCAAAATCACCCCCTATTGGAGTATCGAGTTAGGCTACGAGAACTTTGATGAAGCCAGCGATATAGATAGCTCAGCAGAATTGGATGGTGTATCACTTGCGACTAGATTGAGTTTGCCTTTGAACGAGCATTTTTCCGTCTATGCTAAAGGCGGTTGGCTCGAGTGGAATGCCGACATCCATACAGATATCCCTGTTGTTGGCCGTGTTTCCTCAGAATTTGATGGTGGTGACTGGCTCTATGGTGCAGGTCTAGGTCTTAAACTATCTGACCATGTGAACATGAGAGTTGAATACACTCGCTACAAGCTTGAAGAAAAAATTGACCCCGATATGGATGTAGCTAGCCTATCGGTAGAGTACTTGTTTTAG
- a CDS encoding methyl-accepting chemotaxis protein, with protein MLNSLSVKSRLLTLSGLPAVLFIIATIFTVITLSNLSSNINHLYDDRVLPLKQIKVVSDNYAVVIVDTFHKLRGEQLSDKQALATIESAKNLASKEWQRYLSTELTPIEQRLVQDAEEAELAVTRLLESYTQKVNNNTFMDIPYAQFVTDLYAAFDPLSESYHALIELQLEEANNLRNISESQASTTQTVMIASSVVIIVLMSIVGLLIFRSINTPLSRLRNRIGIIAKDADLTQRVEVEGQDELSIIAKDFNSMVANLHNLVENLVDMVASLSGTARELNDISQAIAGSSQSQEQQTQMIATAATQMSSAIQEVANSALNTANKAETSAGLARQGKTIISQNIAAIEKLAKEVKENAELIKALNGQSNEINQVVLMIQGVAEQTNLLALNAAIEAARAGESGRGFAVVADEVRQLAHDTQKATESIRDMISKLQHMAQNAVTSMEGAQQSASSGVERAGESAKLMTQIDEAVEEIVAMNIQVSTATEEQTTVVAEISQNINDFSSSIAEVTQSAKSNADASLVLSELAERLNAKVTVFKV; from the coding sequence ATGCTGAACTCTCTATCTGTTAAGAGTCGACTTTTGACCTTGTCAGGACTTCCTGCAGTATTATTTATCATTGCCACCATATTCACCGTCATAACCCTATCAAATTTAAGCAGTAATATTAATCATCTTTACGATGACAGAGTGCTGCCTTTGAAGCAAATAAAAGTTGTTTCTGATAATTATGCAGTGGTAATCGTGGATACATTTCATAAACTTAGAGGCGAACAGCTATCAGACAAACAAGCATTAGCTACAATCGAGTCTGCAAAAAACCTAGCATCGAAAGAGTGGCAACGATATTTGAGTACGGAGTTAACACCAATAGAGCAGCGGCTAGTTCAGGATGCGGAGGAAGCTGAACTTGCTGTTACTCGGCTATTAGAATCGTACACTCAAAAGGTTAATAACAACACATTTATGGATATACCTTATGCTCAATTTGTTACTGATCTATATGCTGCTTTCGATCCGCTAAGTGAGAGCTATCATGCGCTAATTGAACTACAACTGGAAGAAGCTAATAACTTACGCAATATATCGGAGTCTCAAGCAAGCACGACGCAAACCGTCATGATCGCCTCATCGGTTGTGATTATTGTGCTGATGAGCATTGTTGGCCTGCTTATTTTCCGATCCATCAATACTCCTTTAAGCCGATTACGCAATCGAATTGGCATCATAGCTAAAGACGCGGACTTAACTCAAAGAGTTGAAGTGGAAGGGCAAGATGAGCTTAGTATCATTGCCAAAGACTTTAACTCAATGGTGGCAAACTTACATAACCTAGTAGAAAACTTGGTGGATATGGTCGCCAGTTTGTCGGGGACAGCACGAGAACTTAACGATATTAGTCAAGCCATTGCGGGAAGTTCGCAGTCGCAAGAGCAGCAAACACAGATGATAGCAACTGCAGCAACACAAATGAGTAGTGCTATTCAAGAGGTCGCAAACAGTGCACTGAATACCGCTAATAAAGCTGAAACGTCAGCAGGGCTTGCTCGGCAAGGAAAGACGATTATTTCGCAAAACATTGCAGCCATAGAAAAGCTGGCCAAGGAAGTGAAAGAAAATGCTGAACTTATCAAGGCACTTAATGGACAATCTAATGAAATTAATCAAGTGGTACTTATGATCCAAGGAGTAGCAGAGCAGACTAACTTATTGGCCTTAAATGCCGCCATTGAGGCGGCCAGAGCTGGTGAATCTGGACGTGGTTTTGCCGTGGTAGCCGATGAGGTTAGACAGCTGGCACACGATACCCAAAAAGCCACCGAATCTATACGCGATATGATATCTAAGCTACAGCATATGGCGCAAAATGCAGTGACCTCCATGGAAGGTGCCCAGCAAAGTGCTTCAAGTGGTGTTGAGCGCGCAGGTGAGTCTGCAAAACTAATGACACAAATAGATGAAGCCGTAGAAGAGATAGTTGCCATGAATATACAAGTTTCTACTGCGACTGAAGAACAAACGACGGTGGTAGCTGAAATTAGCCAAAACATTAATGATTTTTCTAGCAGTATTGCAGAAGTGACGCAAAGTGCAAAAAGTAATGCCGATGCCAGTCTTGTTTTATCAGAACTAGCGGAGCGATTAAACGCTAAGGTAACGGTGTTTAAGGTATAA
- a CDS encoding DUF1328 domain-containing protein, whose product MLSWALMFLFLALVAAVLGFSGIAGAAAGMAKILFFVFIAFMVISFIFGKAKKAKTSR is encoded by the coding sequence ATGTTAAGTTGGGCTTTGATGTTTCTATTTTTGGCGTTGGTCGCTGCAGTTTTAGGCTTTTCTGGTATTGCAGGCGCCGCAGCAGGAATGGCTAAAATCTTATTTTTTGTTTTTATCGCATTTATGGTGATCTCGTTTATTTTTGGCAAAGCAAAAAAGGCGAAAACATCTAGGTAA
- a CDS encoding PA2169 family four-helix-bundle protein, with protein sequence MANSNYDMEPLKELIKVLNGGVDFYTEAKKKLDNLKLNNVFDQMIVAKAQAISDLQPFVLIDDGEVETDSATSVEIREAYTKLVGKISTDKEHTYISQLEEVEDKVLEKVNKSLQRELPPKCKSVLLDIQSRMQGCHDQMKQLQEMTA encoded by the coding sequence ATGGCAAATTCAAATTATGACATGGAGCCATTGAAAGAACTTATTAAAGTACTTAACGGTGGCGTTGACTTTTATACCGAAGCAAAGAAAAAATTAGACAACCTTAAATTAAATAACGTTTTTGACCAAATGATAGTGGCGAAAGCTCAAGCTATCTCAGATCTTCAGCCATTCGTACTAATCGATGATGGCGAGGTAGAAACTGATTCGGCAACCAGCGTGGAAATTCGTGAAGCATACACCAAATTAGTCGGTAAAATCAGCACAGATAAAGAGCATACCTATATTTCGCAGCTTGAAGAAGTTGAAGATAAGGTGCTTGAAAAAGTGAACAAGTCTTTGCAGCGTGAACTACCACCTAAGTGTAAGAGCGTATTGCTTGATATCCAGTCGCGAATGCAAGGGTGTCATGATCAAATGAAACAGCTGCAAGAAATGACAGCATAG
- a CDS encoding BON domain-containing protein, which yields MKKTLIASLFLTSLSATSVMAAGNNWEAEAADAWIDGKAEATLLFNGELNNFDINTDVRNGKVILTGEVERSVDKELAEELVLGIDGVTEVDNELTIVDMSDNQDKAAMEQSSGEFTDMKIATVINSRYLFDTDIDSTGIDVEVEQGNVTLTGHVESDAERKLAVQIAQNANDVAKVESNLEITNNMDRYSDS from the coding sequence ATGAAGAAGACACTAATTGCATCACTATTCTTAACATCGCTGTCAGCTACCTCTGTAATGGCAGCAGGCAATAACTGGGAAGCTGAAGCGGCAGATGCTTGGATTGATGGTAAAGCTGAGGCCACCCTGCTTTTTAATGGCGAGCTAAACAATTTTGATATTAATACCGACGTTCGTAATGGCAAGGTCATTTTAACAGGCGAAGTGGAACGCTCTGTAGATAAAGAGTTGGCTGAAGAGTTGGTACTTGGTATTGATGGTGTAACGGAAGTGGATAATGAGCTCACTATCGTAGACATGTCGGACAACCAAGACAAAGCAGCCATGGAACAGTCCAGTGGTGAGTTCACCGATATGAAAATAGCCACCGTGATCAACTCACGCTACCTATTTGATACGGACATAGACAGTACAGGCATTGATGTCGAGGTGGAACAAGGCAATGTCACTCTCACAGGGCATGTTGAAAGCGATGCAGAGCGTAAGCTAGCTGTGCAAATTGCGCAAAATGCCAATGATGTCGCTAAAGTTGAGAGCAATCTTGAGATCACCAATAACATGGATAGATACAGCGACTCGTAA
- a CDS encoding response regulator produces the protein MMTEEMASEVNVLLIEDDEDDYILTLDYLQSIDGFKFNLTWQSQYAQALEALESNTFDLCLLDYQLGPETGLNVLKEARARQVNTPIIMLTGQSDEVLDNQALKAGAEDFVLKSEISSARFIRSIRYALERKALERERIERLRVEADSRAKDRFLAHLSHELRTPLTSILGYTNLLLSREELETIKPELSIINSNGEHLLNLLNDVLDLSKISENRLQLNEQQVSLSQLMSDLYSLFKMAAAKKGLQFSIVALTPLPNNVILDKTRLKQVLINITYNAIKFTASGFVKVTLALDSQQRLVFTVIDSGIGIPEEKRQRIFKPFEQVQHVTTRTDEGAGLGLAISAALINLMGGELSVESELGEGSEFTFSVVASTPPDSQMVELDLNEAHSSNDAELPKQLNGRVLIVEDIAEIQMLLRTLVGETGATAEVAGDGQEAVDMLSASENQFDMVLMDLHMPKMDGREAIVQLRQLGIKTPIIALTAAAQKGTAAELIALGFDDMLSKPVVVEELGRCMQRYMGTKHTVASGAVEKSNNANSKPSILVVEDDEDTRQLLQILLDSLAVDVTAVANAAQCWQRVDSGQAYSSILLDIGLPDKSGMTLAAEIKAQYPEQHIVIASGFDPDPDLLAQVQIDKVLLKPVTLADLQKVVHSLE, from the coding sequence ATGATGACAGAAGAGATGGCGAGTGAAGTAAACGTCTTGCTTATTGAGGATGACGAAGACGATTACATACTGACACTAGATTACCTGCAGTCCATCGACGGTTTTAAATTTAACTTAACCTGGCAGTCGCAATACGCTCAAGCACTCGAAGCACTTGAGAGCAATACCTTCGACTTGTGTTTGTTGGACTATCAGTTAGGGCCTGAAACAGGCCTAAATGTGTTAAAAGAAGCGCGAGCACGACAAGTTAATACACCTATAATCATGTTGACCGGGCAGTCAGATGAAGTGCTTGATAATCAGGCTCTAAAAGCTGGTGCTGAGGATTTTGTACTGAAGTCAGAAATCAGCAGTGCTCGGTTTATTCGTTCAATCCGCTATGCGTTGGAACGCAAAGCGTTAGAGCGAGAGCGTATTGAGCGTTTACGAGTAGAGGCTGATAGTCGCGCCAAAGATCGCTTTTTAGCCCACTTAAGTCATGAGTTACGCACGCCTCTAACATCCATTCTCGGTTACACCAACTTATTGCTGTCTCGCGAAGAACTCGAAACCATCAAGCCTGAGCTATCCATAATTAACAGTAACGGCGAGCACTTACTGAACTTGCTAAATGATGTCTTGGATTTATCTAAAATCAGTGAAAACCGTTTGCAGCTAAATGAACAGCAAGTATCACTCAGTCAGCTAATGAGCGACTTGTACAGCCTGTTTAAAATGGCGGCAGCTAAAAAAGGCTTGCAGTTCAGTATCGTTGCCCTAACTCCGCTGCCCAATAATGTCATCCTAGATAAGACACGACTTAAACAAGTACTTATTAACATAACCTACAACGCCATCAAATTTACCGCTTCTGGTTTTGTAAAAGTAACTCTAGCATTGGACTCTCAACAACGTTTGGTGTTTACCGTCATTGACTCTGGCATTGGTATCCCAGAAGAAAAGCGTCAGCGTATCTTCAAGCCGTTCGAGCAAGTGCAGCATGTGACCACTCGCACCGATGAGGGAGCAGGGTTGGGCTTGGCGATTAGCGCCGCTTTGATTAATTTAATGGGCGGAGAGCTCAGTGTTGAATCAGAGCTAGGTGAGGGCAGTGAGTTTACTTTTTCGGTTGTGGCTTCAACCCCCCCTGACAGTCAGATGGTTGAGCTCGACTTAAACGAAGCACATAGTAGTAATGACGCTGAGCTCCCCAAGCAATTAAATGGCAGAGTGTTGATAGTTGAGGATATTGCTGAAATTCAAATGCTATTACGCACTTTAGTTGGTGAAACGGGAGCCACGGCCGAAGTTGCGGGAGACGGTCAGGAGGCCGTTGATATGCTTAGTGCATCTGAGAATCAGTTTGATATGGTGCTGATGGACTTACACATGCCGAAGATGGATGGCCGAGAAGCCATTGTGCAATTGCGTCAGTTGGGGATAAAAACTCCCATTATTGCTCTCACGGCTGCCGCTCAAAAGGGCACTGCGGCTGAGCTTATTGCGCTTGGTTTTGATGATATGTTAAGCAAACCTGTGGTGGTGGAGGAGCTTGGTAGGTGTATGCAGCGCTATATGGGTACTAAGCATACAGTGGCTTCGGGGGCTGTAGAAAAAAGCAACAATGCTAATTCAAAGCCGAGCATACTGGTCGTGGAAGATGATGAAGACACTCGGCAATTACTGCAGATATTGTTAGACTCATTGGCAGTGGACGTGACGGCTGTGGCGAACGCGGCGCAATGCTGGCAACGTGTCGACTCGGGACAAGCTTATAGTTCTATTTTATTGGATATAGGCTTACCAGATAAGTCGGGAATGACGTTGGCCGCAGAGATTAAAGCTCAGTATCCAGAGCAGCACATTGTGATCGCTAGCGGATTTGATCCGGATCCAGACTTGCTGGCGCAAGTGCAAATAGACAAAGTATTACTTAAACCCGTAACCTTGGCTGATTTACAAAAGGTGGTGCACAGCTTGGAATAG
- a CDS encoding response regulator, protein MNYKQAQPIQILMADDDEDDRLLAQDAMEESRVLNTFRFVKDGVELLEYLRNEGQFADKQQYPRPNLILLDLNMPRMDGREALQELKKDASLRAIPVVILTTSKEEEDKLKGYDLGAASYITKPVDFDGLVELMKNLGKYWIEIVELPQ, encoded by the coding sequence ATGAATTATAAACAAGCACAGCCGATACAAATTTTAATGGCGGATGACGATGAAGACGACCGTTTACTGGCGCAAGATGCCATGGAAGAAAGCCGAGTATTAAATACTTTTCGCTTTGTAAAGGATGGAGTGGAGTTATTAGAGTATCTTCGTAATGAAGGTCAGTTTGCCGATAAGCAGCAATACCCTCGGCCTAACCTGATCTTATTGGACTTAAATATGCCAAGAATGGATGGTAGAGAAGCACTTCAGGAGCTAAAAAAAGACGCCAGCCTGCGTGCCATTCCCGTGGTTATTTTGACTACGTCCAAAGAGGAAGAAGACAAGCTCAAAGGGTACGATCTCGGTGCCGCGTCTTATATAACAAAACCGGTAGATTTTGATGGTTTAGTGGAGCTGATGAAAAATTTAGGCAAGTACTGGATAGAAATAGTTGAGTTACCACAATAA
- a CDS encoding sensor histidine kinase, with protein sequence MNSDNIMSSFMKVGGKLSFIWFAVVVCVAMVAGNAMIGFNNVKELNQVQASIRNTSEVMMALDRLHIAMLNAESSQRAYIISQQESDLTPFQHALDTLSLRTVEVQQRRSESEQQQSKIDRYVKGVKSRFQALQLSVKKVRNTEQWQQTQQLALTKDSGGELRQWFNEIMAVELDIRTVQLNQLKRVKAEAKQNIVVFTLLGAAMISAILMLLVVNLRNTNKAKQALESANSQLEEKVKARTEALEHYADELNRSNRELEDFAFVASHDLQEPLRKIRAFGDRIEKNYAVQLDDKGRDYLARMTAAATRMSTLITDLLELSRITTRAKPFEPQDLNKLLQYVLDDLEMALLDSNAQVNHSSLPTIHCDASQIHQLFLNLLSNAIKFRVPERQPIIDVRVVETKLVGQQAYEFTIKDNGVGFDDEYAEKIFSPFQRLHNRNQYAGTGIGLSVCRRIVERHSGTISAHSEKGKGATFTFVLPEQPTEIIKDIKNEL encoded by the coding sequence GTGAACAGTGACAACATCATGAGTTCGTTTATGAAAGTAGGTGGTAAACTCAGTTTTATTTGGTTCGCGGTGGTGGTGTGTGTCGCTATGGTCGCGGGCAATGCCATGATTGGGTTTAATAACGTCAAAGAGCTTAACCAGGTGCAAGCGAGCATTCGCAATACCAGCGAAGTGATGATGGCGCTAGATAGGTTACACATTGCTATGCTGAATGCCGAGTCAAGCCAACGTGCCTATATTATTTCCCAGCAAGAAAGCGATCTGACCCCATTTCAGCATGCTTTGGATACGCTATCTTTACGCACTGTTGAAGTCCAACAGCGTCGTTCTGAAAGCGAACAGCAGCAAAGTAAAATTGACCGCTATGTCAAAGGGGTCAAATCACGCTTTCAAGCATTGCAGCTGTCAGTTAAAAAAGTTCGCAATACCGAGCAGTGGCAGCAGACGCAACAACTGGCACTGACCAAAGATTCTGGCGGTGAATTGCGGCAATGGTTTAATGAGATTATGGCGGTGGAGCTGGACATCCGTACGGTACAGCTTAATCAGTTAAAACGCGTAAAAGCCGAAGCTAAACAAAATATAGTGGTATTTACCCTGCTGGGTGCCGCGATGATATCAGCCATTTTAATGCTGTTGGTGGTGAACTTAAGAAACACCAACAAAGCCAAGCAGGCATTGGAGTCGGCCAACAGCCAATTGGAAGAGAAAGTTAAGGCGCGCACTGAAGCACTGGAACACTATGCTGATGAGCTTAACCGCAGTAACAGAGAGTTGGAAGATTTTGCCTTTGTCGCTTCCCACGACTTACAAGAGCCACTGAGAAAAATACGCGCGTTTGGTGACCGCATAGAAAAAAATTATGCGGTTCAGTTGGATGATAAAGGCCGAGATTACTTGGCGCGCATGACGGCTGCCGCTACGCGCATGTCTACGCTTATCACCGACTTGCTAGAGCTGTCGCGGATAACCACCCGAGCAAAACCTTTCGAACCACAAGACTTAAACAAATTGCTGCAGTATGTTTTGGATGATTTGGAAATGGCCTTGCTTGATAGCAATGCTCAAGTGAACCATAGCAGCTTACCGACCATTCATTGTGATGCCAGCCAAATTCATCAGCTGTTTCTCAACTTATTGTCCAATGCCATTAAATTTCGTGTGCCAGAGCGCCAGCCAATTATAGATGTTAGGGTTGTGGAAACAAAACTAGTGGGTCAACAGGCCTATGAATTTACGATTAAAGACAATGGGGTTGGGTTTGATGACGAATACGCAGAAAAGATTTTCTCGCCATTTCAACGGCTTCATAATCGTAACCAATACGCCGGCACTGGTATTGGGTTAAGCGTGTGTAGGCGAATTGTTGAGCGTCACAGCGGCACTATATCGGCGCACAGCGAAAAGGGCAAAGGAGCCACCTTTACTTTTGTCTTACCTGAACAACCCACTGAGATAATTAAGGATATAAAAAATGAATTATAA
- a CDS encoding histidine kinase — MSNEQRSELEHLIHDARKPLNQISMQAELVKLMATEPASSAKVQEAADKIIAASKNCSGLLQAILEQGKNE; from the coding sequence ATGAGTAACGAGCAACGCAGTGAGCTAGAGCACTTAATACATGATGCCAGAAAGCCGTTAAATCAAATTTCGATGCAGGCTGAGCTGGTAAAGTTGATGGCAACGGAACCTGCTTCCAGCGCCAAAGTTCAAGAAGCAGCAGACAAAATTATTGCTGCGAGCAAAAATTGTAGTGGTTTACTACAAGCTATCCTGGAGCAAGGAAAAAATGAGTGA
- a CDS encoding sigma-54-dependent transcriptional regulator, with amino-acid sequence MNSILLVDDDHEFAELASRIIEFLGYDACIANDLAAARQWLTEQQFVHIFLDFMLPDGSGLHLVDEIRTAGNNTPITMVTGHPAVKSAIAELCHDGLTHLTKPIDAQDIKAALSPQQKATRKAPATAHFGTLLGESAKMHQLYEMIERVAKTDANVMLLGESGVGKEMFAEAIHRASNLNGELVSVNCGAIPKDLIASELFGHEKGAFTGAQAQKLGVFERANGGTLFLDEVTEMPLEQQPNLLRVLETQQVTKVGGSQATAVNCRVISASNRSVEDIAQNAILREDIYFRLAVFPIHIPPLRQRKEDIALLAEHFVEQLNRKGNTQYTIKADDLRRLESYDWPGNVRELKHTIHKAYIMADLECNTLVFDQEFASPFAKAKQSQHSEPQQSGAEHSHGNRQVAMPDVTPGKTIEEVEKALIYQTLDSVEGNKTLAARMLGISTKTLYNRLNAYEGEAQT; translated from the coding sequence TTGAACAGCATTCTATTAGTTGATGACGACCATGAATTTGCCGAGCTGGCGAGTCGCATTATAGAATTTCTTGGTTATGATGCTTGCATTGCTAATGATTTAGCCGCCGCACGGCAGTGGTTAACAGAGCAACAGTTTGTGCATATTTTTTTGGACTTTATGCTTCCCGATGGCAGCGGCTTACATTTAGTTGATGAAATTCGCACAGCAGGGAATAACACGCCAATTACGATGGTAACGGGGCACCCCGCGGTCAAGTCGGCCATCGCTGAGCTTTGCCATGATGGTCTCACTCACCTAACCAAACCGATTGATGCCCAAGATATAAAAGCGGCTTTGTCACCGCAGCAAAAAGCCACACGCAAAGCACCAGCAACAGCGCACTTTGGTACGTTGTTGGGTGAATCTGCAAAGATGCACCAGCTTTATGAGATGATAGAAAGAGTAGCCAAAACCGATGCCAACGTGATGCTGCTGGGCGAAAGTGGCGTGGGCAAAGAAATGTTTGCTGAGGCCATTCATCGTGCCAGCAACCTCAATGGTGAGTTAGTAAGTGTTAACTGTGGCGCGATCCCAAAAGATTTGATTGCCAGTGAGCTATTTGGTCATGAAAAGGGCGCCTTTACGGGGGCACAGGCACAAAAGCTAGGGGTGTTTGAGCGAGCAAATGGCGGAACCTTATTTCTTGATGAGGTGACTGAGATGCCTTTGGAGCAGCAGCCAAACCTATTAAGAGTATTAGAGACGCAGCAAGTGACTAAAGTTGGTGGCAGTCAAGCCACAGCGGTTAATTGCCGTGTTATTTCTGCTAGCAATCGCAGCGTTGAAGACATCGCTCAGAATGCTATTTTGCGAGAAGATATATACTTTCGCTTAGCCGTTTTCCCTATTCACATTCCACCATTACGGCAGCGAAAAGAAGACATAGCGCTGCTGGCAGAACATTTTGTGGAGCAGTTAAATCGCAAAGGCAATACGCAGTACACGATTAAAGCGGACGATTTAAGACGCTTAGAGAGCTATGACTGGCCTGGCAACGTTCGCGAGTTGAAACACACCATTCATAAAGCTTACATTATGGCAGACTTAGAGTGTAACACCTTGGTTTTTGATCAAGAGTTTGCATCGCCTTTTGCCAAGGCTAAACAGTCACAACACAGTGAACCACAGCAAAGTGGTGCAGAACATAGTCACGGTAACCGGCAGGTTGCTATGCCGGATGTCACTCCGGGTAAAACCATTGAAGAAGTAGAAAAAGCGTTAATTTACCAAACGCTGGACTCGGTTGAAGGAAATAAAACACTGGCTGCCCGCATGCTTGGGATCAGTACTAAAACCTTATATAACCGTCTTAATGCCTACGAAGGAGAAGCCCAAACCTAG